The Streptomyces tendae DNA segment GGTTCGGGGGTGCGGGCCAGCCAGGTGGCGCGCAGGGCCTCGGACTCCGCCGGGCGGGGGGTGAGCCCGAAACGCCGCTGGAACGAGGACAGTCCGAGCCGCCGGGTGGGGGTGGTCTCGAAGGCGAACCAGCTGTCCAGACGGTTGTTCAGCACCACGTGCTGTTCCAGCTCGGGCTGGCTGTAGCCGAGTTCGCGGAACGGCAGGTAGACCTCGAAGGGGATCGGGGAGGCCGGTTCGGTGCGCTGGCCGCGGACCAGCATGGTGCCGCCGTCCAGGGTCTCGCGCCAGATGTGGTCGAGCAGTTTGCGGGCCAGGTCCGCCTGCCGGGATCCGGACACGCCCTCGCGGAAGAGCACCTTGCAGACGAGGGCGAGTTCACCGACCGGTTTGAAGCGTTCGAGGAAGCCCACCTCCGGGTCCACGTCGGGCTCCAGCCGGAAGCCGTCGCGGTGTGCCCAGAGCCATTCCATGGCGCCGACACCGACGGTGTGGACGAGACGGGTGTCGGTCATGCCGGCGCTCCTTGTCCGTCGGGCCGCTGCCCCGCCACGGCTCCGGCGGGCGGGGCGTCCGGGCGGGCACCGGCCAGGACCGCCGCGAAGGCGGCCATGAGGGTGGAGTGGTAGTGGTGCAGGAAGTAGCGGTCGCCGCCGTCACCGGGCCTCGCGCCGAGGTCGCCGAGGTCCCGGTCGTCCAGGGGGATCTCGCCGGACGGGCCCCGGGCGGCGACCAGGCGCTGCCAGGCGTCGACGGGCGCCTCCTCGCCGGTCGTGCGGGCCACGACGGCGGCCACGGCGAGGAGTTCGCCGCCGAGGTCCCACATCCCCGCCTCCAGGCAGGTGTCGAGCCAGGGCGGCAGCCAGTCCGTCAGATAGGCGACCAGGTCCAGGGGCATGGCGGCGGCGTCGCGCCCCCAGTCGCTGAGGTGGAAGACGACGTGGGTGAGGGCGTATCCGGCGTCGCGGCCGAAGGTCCACGGCTCGGGCAGTCCGCCGAGCCAGGTCTGCGGCAGGTCCGCCGGTGCCTGCCCGAAGCGGTGGATGCCGCAGCGTTCCTCGGCGCGCAGCACGCCGAGCCGTCGTGTCGGATCCTGTTCGGTCAGCCGCCAGCCGCGGGTGCGGGCCACCACCGCGGCCGCCTGTTCGAAGGCGGGGTGCCGCAGCCCGGCCGAGGCGAGGGCGGCGTACACCTCCAACGGGTAGGTGGCGAACGGCTCCAGGCGTTGCAGCCGCAGGAACAGTTCACCCTCGTGCGTCTCCTGCCAGGCGAAGTCCAGCAGTCCGCGGGCGCGGGCGTGCAGCGGGTCGGAGGGTTCCGTGTGCCGGGCGACGGTCGCGCAGACCTGGGCGAGTTCGCCGAGCGGTTTCCAGCTGCGGTCGACCTCGCCGTCGACGGCGAGCGCGTCGTCGCCGAGGGCGAAGTCGGGCCTGCGGGAGTCCACCCAGGCCAGCGCGTCCCCGGCGACGGTGCGGAGGTCCTCCGCGGTGCGGGGCGCGGTCACACGCGTGCTCCGGTCCGCATCCGCCGGGCGGCCTGTACCTGGAGGGCGACGAGCGGGTCCTGTCCGCCCATCAGCTCCACGAAGTCCAGCCCGGAGTCGAGGCCCACGGTGTCCGGCACGCCGGGCAGCAGGGTCAGCCAGCGGCCCGCGCCGGCGGCCTGCCGCCAGTCCCGGCGGCGCACCGCCCGGACGAATCCACGGGCGACGTCCACGGGCCGGTGCTCCGCCAGGCGGCTCACCGCGCAGTCATCTCCGGGGACCGCGAGGGGTGCCAGGACGGCGAGTTGATGGGTGAGGACCTGCCAGGTCGCCCCGTCGAGCCAGGTGGTGCCGGGATCGTCCGGCGCTCCGGCGGCCGAGGGGTCGGCCTGGCGCAGGGTACGGGCCATGGCCCAGTGGCTCCATCTGACGGTGGGTGCGGCGTCCGCGCGGGGCGGGTACGCCTCGACCGCCTTGCGGAAGACGGCCAGCTCCGCCGGGTCGGGCGGAGTGTGCGACAGGAGGCCCGGCAGCAACGCGTCCGCTCCCAGGACGCGTACGGCGGCCAGTGCGAGGTCTCCCGCTTCCCCGTCGGTCCCCGCCCGGGGGACCACGTGAGCGTGGTCCCCGCCCCTGAGGGCGGAGACCACACCGGAAGCGAGGTCCTGCACCGCGGCCTGCAAGCGGGTCGAAGTGCCTGACTGCTCCATTCGACTACTCCCGTCGATCCGTTCAGCCCTTCTTCGGGCGCGGGGTCGGCGGCGACAGCAGCAGCTTGGTCGCACCGGAGAGGAGTGCCAGGGCGGCGCACTGCCGGCTGTCGCGGTAGACGCCGTCGGCCTCGACCGGGTCGAGGGCCGCTTCGATGTCGGCGGTCTGGACTCCGGTGAGTTCCTTCTCGAGGACCTTCTCGTCGGGACGCATAACACCATCTCCCTGAGGCGTAGCGAAGTACCTTCCATTTCAGAATCACCCGAATCGGACAAATCACGCCACTTTTCTCATACTTACTTTCGTCTCTTCTTCAACATGCAGGGGGACCACGGGAGCAGCGCGCGGGGGCCCGCTAACCGGCGGCCCGGCCAACTCCCGCAAGGACGACACCGCTGTGCGGAAGGGTCGGGACACGGTGCAGCGAGATGGCCAGATTCTGCTCCGGAACCGTGTACTCCATACGGGCGAGTTGCGCCGCGAGCGCCTCCAACAGGCCGACGGTGAGGCCCTCTCCGGGGCAGCGGTGCCCTGCCGCCGGGTCGCCCCCGCCCTGCGGGACGAGTTCGTCGCGCGCCACGGGCCGTTCGAGGAAGCGCCGCGGGCGGAAGGCGTACGGGTCGCCCCACAGCGCCTCGTCGTGGTTCTGCCCGTACACGTCGAGCACCACCAGTCCCCCGGCGGGCACCCAGGCGCCCCGCCAGAACAGGTCGCGGGCGGCGAGGCCGCCGAGGAACGGCACGAACGGATAGAAGCGACGCACCTCGTGGGCGAAGGCGGTCGCGAACGCGACGTCACCGTCCGCCAGGGGCGCGCGGTTCCCGGGCCAGCGGTGCAGGGCGTGCGCCGTGAAGGCGACGAACCAGGCGAGGGCGGTCGTCGGGCGGACCACGTTGAGCAGTTCCACGGCGGCCGTCTTCTCGTCGAGCGGTTCGCCGTCCGCGTCGCGGTGCCCGCACACCCGCTCCAGCACCGATCCCGCGGGCGCGGTCACCTGGCCGCTGCGGACGTCGCGCACCAGCCGGGCCAGCCGCTCCTCCTGACGGGAGCGGGCCCGTCGGGCCCTCAGATGGCGCGGTCCGGCGGTGGCGAAGCCGTCCACCATCGCCGTCATGTCCCGTGCGGTCGCCGCGGCGTCGCCGTCGTCCAGCGGTATGCCGGCCCAGCGGTGCACGCCGCGGGTGAGCACCGTGGCCGCCTCGTCGAACAGCACCACGCTGTCGCGCGCGCTCCATCCCGGTACGGCCTTGTCCCAGGCGGCGACGACATGGTCCGTCAGCCCGGACACGGCGGCGGGTTCCAGCAGCGGGAGGAACAGCTCCTTGCGGACCCGGTGGGCGGCGCCGTCGAGGGTGTGCACGGCGCCGTGGCCGAAGAGCGTGCCGAGGACCGGCTCGGGGATGGCGCGGTGCCGGTGCACGTTTCGCTCGTCGTAGAAGAACCGCACCGCGTCCGGTCCGCGCAGGGCGAGGGCCGGGCGGCCCATGATGCGGGTGCGGACCACGGAGCCGGCGGCGTCACGCATCCGGTTGGGCAGCCAGGCGTAGCCCTCGGCGAGGAGCGGGAGGGTGCGGTCGGTCAAGGGGCGGCTGAGTACGTCCATGGCCGTCGGGTGCCCGCCCGCCCTTCACGGACACTCCGGAGAGCGGGCGTCGCACCCGTCCGGGCGTGGCGCACACCACGCCCCGGTCGAGATCCGCGTCACGTCCGGGGCGGAGGGGTGCGGACTACGGTGCTGGCGTCCTCTCCTTTTCCTCCCCGATTCGGACGGACCCGCAGTGCCCGCAACGCGCCTCTCCCCCGTCATCACGGCCACCGCGCAGTGGCTGATCCGTTCCTTCCCCGCGCACGGCGGGGCCCTGGCCGCCGCCCTGTGCGAGATCCAGGCACGGCAGGCGGTGACGGTCGCGGCCCGGCTGCGGTACCCGACCGCGATGGACGCGGAGCTGGTGGGACTCGCGGGCCCGGGCGGATCGGGCGCGCTGGACCGGATCACCGGGGCCGAGGACCACGAGGGCGAACCGTGGCGCACCTGGGTCGACGAGGTGGTGGCCAGCTGGGCGGCGTGCCTGCTGTCCGACGCCGGACTGGCGGCCCGGGCGGTGGCCGCGCTGGGCGGCGGCACCGGTGAGTACCGCCGGCTGCTCGCCCCCGACGCCATGGACGTCCGGGCGGCGGCCCTGCTCCGCCACCCGGACCTCCTCACCCCGGTCACCCACCTCCACCACGCCTCCCTCCTGTCCCGCCTGGACCCGAACTCAGCCCTCGCGGCCTGACGGCCCGTTCCAGCGACGCCGAGCCGCGCCACGCTTCGGCCTCGAAAGCCCCGGCCCCGGTGACCCGCTCCCGCGACGCGAGCCGCACACCCGTACCCGGCCCCGGCACTCCACGGCCCACCCTGCTCACTCACGCGACGCGGACGGCACCGCTCGCACCCGACGCCGGTCGCCTGACCCGCCCACCGAGCGACGCCGGGGCCGGTCCCGCCCGGCCGTTCCCGGGGACCGGCACCGAACGACGCGGGACCGCCGCCCCCCCTCGGCCGATCCCCCGCGTCGTCCGAGGCGGGCCGTCGTCGGAGGGCGCGTCTGCGGGCGGCCTGGCCGCCGGGCCCGCGACGGCCGGCCGTCGCGGTGGCGGCCCCGGCCGGTCCCGTTGTGTGCCGGAGGCGGGTCGCATGGTCACCGTGGGTGGTTCACCCGACCGCAGTAGGCGACCGTGCCGTTGCCCGCCGTACGGGTGAGGGTGTGGGGCATGAGTAGCCCCATATCCCGGAAGTGGGAGCACGCCGTCGTCACCGGCGGCGCCGGATTCGTCGGCTCCCATCTGTGCACCGCCCTGCTCGACGCGGGGGCGGCCGTGACCTGCGTGGACGACCTGAGCACCGGGCGCCCCGAGAACATCGCCCCGCTGCTCGACCGTCCGGGGTTCACCCTCGTCCAGGCCGACGTGTCCGAGGAGCTGCCGGTGAGCCGGCGCCCCGACCTCGTCCTGCACTTCGCCTCCCCGGCCTCTCCCGCGGACTATCTGCGGCTGCCGCTGCACACCATGGAGACGGGCAGCCTCGGCACCCGCAACGCCCTCGCCCTCGAGGGCGGGTGGCTGGTGCTGGACCGGGTGGCGGAGGGCCGGCCCGGCCGGGAGGCGGCGGTCCGCTTCGGGCGGGACCTCGCCGGTCTGCACACGACGGGCGCCCCCGCGTTCGGGACACCGCCACCGGGCGGACCGGTGGAGGCGTTCATCGGGCCGGCCCCGATGCGCAACGTCACCGGTGACTTCTGGCCCGGCTGGTACGCCGAGCACCGGGTGCTGCCGTATCTGCGCCGGGCGGTCGACGAGGGCACGGTGACGCCCGGTGAGGCGGCGTCGGTCGAGCGGGTCTGCGAGCGGCTGCCGGAGCTGGCCGGGCCCGCCGAGCCGCCCGCGCGGCTGCACGGCGACCTGTGGAACGGCAACGTGCTGTGGGGTGCCGACGGGAGGGTCCGGGTGATCGACCCGGCCGCCCACGGCGGGCACCGGGAGACCGACCTGGCGATGCTGGAGCTGTTCGGCTGTCCGCTGCTGGACGCGGTGCTCGACGGCTACGAGGACGTGGCGCCCCTGGCGGAGGGCCGGCGCGCACGCGTCGGCGTGCACCAGCTGTTCCCGCTGCTGGTGCACGCCGTGCTGTTCGGGCGGGGCTACGCCGAGCAGGCGCTCGACGCGGCCCGCTCGGCGCTGTCCCGGTGACCTCTCAGCGGGTCACCACGTGCCGCTCGTCGGGGACGCAGTGGGTCATGGTGAGCCCTTCCACGTCACGCGGCGGGTTGTCACCGAGGTTGGCGAGCCGCTTGCGGTCGTCGTCGGTGAGGTCCTGGCTCGCCAGCGGCTCCAGGTGGGCGACGTCCTCCGGCACGATGCCGAGGCCCTCACCGACCCGGCGGCCGAGGTCGTTCTCGACGAGCAGGAAGTGCCACACCATGCGCTCCTGGACCGGCCGGTCGCACTGGGAGAGCTGGCCGATGAAGTTCTTGACCAGGTCGTCACGCTCCCAGTCCTCCATCAGCAGATAGCGCTGCCCCGCCTGGAGGTAGTCGTTGGTGCGTTCGATGCGCTTGCGGGTGACGCGGCCCCGGATCTCCGGGCCCTGCTCGTCGTGCGTCGGGTACTGGGCCTCGCGCAGCCCGCCGGTGATCGACGGCTCGTAGTTGACGTGCGGGTTCTCCCCGCCGCCGTCCTGGTGGTAGGCCATAAGGCCGTCGCGCTGGTTGGTGCGCACCTCGGCGTTCTTGGCCTGGTTGACCGGCAGCTGCAGGTAGTTGGGACCGACCCGGTAGCGCTGGGTGTCGCTGTAGGAGAAAGTCCGGCCGACGAGCATCTTGTCGTCGGAGAAGTCCAGGCCGTCGACGAGGACGCCGGTGCCGAAGGAGATCTGCTCGTTCTCGGCGAAGAAGTTGTCCGGCATCCGGTTGAGCACCATCTTGCCCACCGGCTTGGGCGGGAAGTCCTGCTCGGGCCAGGTCTTGGTGTCGTCCAGCGGGTCGAAGTCCAGCTCCGGGTGCTCGTGGTCGTCCATCATCTGGACGAGCAGCTCCCACTCGGGGTACTCGCCGCGCTCGACGGCCTCGTAGAGGTCCTTGGTGGCGTGGCCGAGGGACTGCGCCTGGACGTTCGCCGCGTCCTCCTCGGTCATGGACCGCACGCCCTGCTTGGGCATCCAGTGGTACTTGACCAGCTTGGTCTCGCCCTCGGCGTTGACCCACTTGTAGGTGTTCACTCCGAAGCCCTGCATGTGGCGGTAGTCCGAGGGGATGCCGCGCGGGCTGAACAGGTTGACCAGCATGTGCATGCACTCGGGGGTCTGCGACATGAAGTCGAAGATGCGGCGCGGCTGCTGCTCGAAGGTGACCGGGTCGGGCTTGAGGGCGTGGATGACGTCCGGGAACTTGATGGCGTCCCGGATGAAGAAGACGCCCAGGTTGTTGCCGACGAGGTCCCAGTTGCCGTCCTCGGTGTAGAACTTCACGGCGAAGCCGCGGGGGTCGCGGGCGGTCTCGGCGGAGTCCCGGCCGCCGATGACGGTGGAGAAGCGGACGGCGAGATCGGTGCGCTTGCCCGCCTCCTGGAAGAGCTTGGCGCGGGTGAAGCGGGAGATCGGCTCGTCGCCCCACGTGCCGTACGCCTCGAAGTAGCCGTACGCGGTGACGCCGCGGGCGTGCACGACGCGCTCGGGGATGCGCTCCCGGTCGAAGTGGCTGATCTTCTCCAGGAACTGGTAGTTCTCCAGCGTGGCCGGGCCGCGCGAGCCCACGGTGCGCTGGTTCTGGTTGTCGTAGACCGGATGGCCCTGCCGGTTGGTGAGTACCTTGCGGTCGTCGCCGGTAGCGGGGCCCTGGCTCGAAACGTCCGTCATGATCGTGGGGCTCCTTGCACTGCTGTTC contains these protein-coding regions:
- a CDS encoding DUF6895 family protein; this translates as MTAPRTAEDLRTVAGDALAWVDSRRPDFALGDDALAVDGEVDRSWKPLGELAQVCATVARHTEPSDPLHARARGLLDFAWQETHEGELFLRLQRLEPFATYPLEVYAALASAGLRHPAFEQAAAVVARTRGWRLTEQDPTRRLGVLRAEERCGIHRFGQAPADLPQTWLGGLPEPWTFGRDAGYALTHVVFHLSDWGRDAAAMPLDLVAYLTDWLPPWLDTCLEAGMWDLGGELLAVAAVVARTTGEEAPVDAWQRLVAARGPSGEIPLDDRDLGDLGARPGDGGDRYFLHHYHSTLMAAFAAVLAGARPDAPPAGAVAGQRPDGQGAPA
- a CDS encoding cytochrome P450, with translation MDVLSRPLTDRTLPLLAEGYAWLPNRMRDAAGSVVRTRIMGRPALALRGPDAVRFFYDERNVHRHRAIPEPVLGTLFGHGAVHTLDGAAHRVRKELFLPLLEPAAVSGLTDHVVAAWDKAVPGWSARDSVVLFDEAATVLTRGVHRWAGIPLDDGDAAATARDMTAMVDGFATAGPRHLRARRARSRQEERLARLVRDVRSGQVTAPAGSVLERVCGHRDADGEPLDEKTAAVELLNVVRPTTALAWFVAFTAHALHRWPGNRAPLADGDVAFATAFAHEVRRFYPFVPFLGGLAARDLFWRGAWVPAGGLVVLDVYGQNHDEALWGDPYAFRPRRFLERPVARDELVPQGGGDPAAGHRCPGEGLTVGLLEALAAQLARMEYTVPEQNLAISLHRVPTLPHSGVVLAGVGRAAG
- a CDS encoding fructosamine kinase family protein — translated: MSSPISRKWEHAVVTGGAGFVGSHLCTALLDAGAAVTCVDDLSTGRPENIAPLLDRPGFTLVQADVSEELPVSRRPDLVLHFASPASPADYLRLPLHTMETGSLGTRNALALEGGWLVLDRVAEGRPGREAAVRFGRDLAGLHTTGAPAFGTPPPGGPVEAFIGPAPMRNVTGDFWPGWYAEHRVLPYLRRAVDEGTVTPGEAASVERVCERLPELAGPAEPPARLHGDLWNGNVLWGADGRVRVIDPAAHGGHRETDLAMLELFGCPLLDAVLDGYEDVAPLAEGRRARVGVHQLFPLLVHAVLFGRGYAEQALDAARSALSR
- a CDS encoding catalase yields the protein MTDVSSQGPATGDDRKVLTNRQGHPVYDNQNQRTVGSRGPATLENYQFLEKISHFDRERIPERVVHARGVTAYGYFEAYGTWGDEPISRFTRAKLFQEAGKRTDLAVRFSTVIGGRDSAETARDPRGFAVKFYTEDGNWDLVGNNLGVFFIRDAIKFPDVIHALKPDPVTFEQQPRRIFDFMSQTPECMHMLVNLFSPRGIPSDYRHMQGFGVNTYKWVNAEGETKLVKYHWMPKQGVRSMTEEDAANVQAQSLGHATKDLYEAVERGEYPEWELLVQMMDDHEHPELDFDPLDDTKTWPEQDFPPKPVGKMVLNRMPDNFFAENEQISFGTGVLVDGLDFSDDKMLVGRTFSYSDTQRYRVGPNYLQLPVNQAKNAEVRTNQRDGLMAYHQDGGGENPHVNYEPSITGGLREAQYPTHDEQGPEIRGRVTRKRIERTNDYLQAGQRYLLMEDWERDDLVKNFIGQLSQCDRPVQERMVWHFLLVENDLGRRVGEGLGIVPEDVAHLEPLASQDLTDDDRKRLANLGDNPPRDVEGLTMTHCVPDERHVVTR